A DNA window from Drosophila sechellia strain sech25 chromosome X, ASM438219v1, whole genome shotgun sequence contains the following coding sequences:
- the LOC6614917 gene encoding AT-rich interactive domain-containing protein 4A isoform X2 produces the protein MQQMDDPPSLPVGTEVSAKYKGAFCEAKVSKVVRNIKVKVAYKQGLGSGIVSDDAIKAPTGQLRVGAVVEVRHPDRKELVEATITKIQDCSQYTVVFDDGDITTLRRTALCLKSGRHFNESKTLDQLPLTHPEQGALHYNRVTSQNQWKLIAMRLGFTPCTPAAPIDVLDRKRFIVQAVQVDPDNTTLYSV, from the exons ATGCAG CAAATGGACGATCCGCCTTCGCTGCCCGTGGGCACGGAGGTGAGTGCCAAGTACAAGGGCGCCTTCTGCGAGGCGAAGGTCAGCAAGGTGGTGCGCAATATCAAGGTGAAGGTGGCCTACAAGCAGGGCCTAGGCTCCGGCATTGTCTCCGATGATGCCATCAAAGCACCAACGGGCCAACTTCGCGTCGGTGCGGTCGTGGAGGTGCGTCATCCAGATCGCAAGGAACTAGTGGAGGCTACCATTACGAAGATCCAGGATTGTTCGCAGTACACGGTGGTCTTCGACGATGGAGACATCACCACGCTCAGGCGAACGGCTCTGTGCCTCAAGAGCGGCAGGCATTTTAATGAAAGCAAGACGCTAGACCAGCTGCCACTCACCCATCCGGAACAAGGTGCCCTCCATTACAACCGCGTTACCTCGCAGAATCAGTGGAAGCTCATCGCCATGCGCCTGGGCTTCACGCCCTGCACG CCGGCTGCACCCATCGATGTCTTGGACCGCAAACGCTTCATTGTCCAGGCGGTACAGGTGGACCCCGATAACACCACCCTGTACAGTGTTTGA
- the LOC6614917 gene encoding AT-rich interactive domain-containing protein 4A isoform X3, which translates to MQQMDDPPSLPVGTEVSAKYKGAFCEAKVSKVVRNIKVKVAYKQGLGSGIVSDDAIKAPTGQLRVGAVVEVRHPDRKELVEATITKIQDCSQYTVVFDDGDITTLRRTALCLKSGRHFNESKTLDQLPLTHPEQGALHYNRVTSQNQWKLIAMRLGFTPCTIKNVEYYS; encoded by the exons ATGCAG CAAATGGACGATCCGCCTTCGCTGCCCGTGGGCACGGAGGTGAGTGCCAAGTACAAGGGCGCCTTCTGCGAGGCGAAGGTCAGCAAGGTGGTGCGCAATATCAAGGTGAAGGTGGCCTACAAGCAGGGCCTAGGCTCCGGCATTGTCTCCGATGATGCCATCAAAGCACCAACGGGCCAACTTCGCGTCGGTGCGGTCGTGGAGGTGCGTCATCCAGATCGCAAGGAACTAGTGGAGGCTACCATTACGAAGATCCAGGATTGTTCGCAGTACACGGTGGTCTTCGACGATGGAGACATCACCACGCTCAGGCGAACGGCTCTGTGCCTCAAGAGCGGCAGGCATTTTAATGAAAGCAAGACGCTAGACCAGCTGCCACTCACCCATCCGGAACAAGGTGCCCTCCATTACAACCGCGTTACCTCGCAGAATCAGTGGAAGCTCATCGCCATGCGCCTGGGCTTCACGCCCTGCACG ATTAAAAATGTCGAGTATTATTCTTAG
- the LOC6614917 gene encoding uncharacterized protein LOC6614917 isoform X1, with product MQQMDDPPSLPVGTEVSAKYKGAFCEAKVSKVVRNIKVKVAYKQGLGSGIVSDDAIKAPTGQLRVGAVVEVRHPDRKELVEATITKIQDCSQYTVVFDDGDITTLRRTALCLKSGRHFNESKTLDQLPLTHPEQGALHYNRVTSQNQWKLIAMRLGFTPCTVSVMNLVKQAYKKFLQPYGDFHRKLGCSMLMTSRNSNRSKGRSLVRANSVASPKPMETMKTETISKLAQPNQTNVVASTSSSAAAAAAASSTPARAVSTASQSAAEESGNTSESSVVVEPPKKQRKGSAGELLLYARVHTDQPVQWMLRIHADLLPADGG from the exons ATGCAG CAAATGGACGATCCGCCTTCGCTGCCCGTGGGCACGGAGGTGAGTGCCAAGTACAAGGGCGCCTTCTGCGAGGCGAAGGTCAGCAAGGTGGTGCGCAATATCAAGGTGAAGGTGGCCTACAAGCAGGGCCTAGGCTCCGGCATTGTCTCCGATGATGCCATCAAAGCACCAACGGGCCAACTTCGCGTCGGTGCGGTCGTGGAGGTGCGTCATCCAGATCGCAAGGAACTAGTGGAGGCTACCATTACGAAGATCCAGGATTGTTCGCAGTACACGGTGGTCTTCGACGATGGAGACATCACCACGCTCAGGCGAACGGCTCTGTGCCTCAAGAGCGGCAGGCATTTTAATGAAAGCAAGACGCTAGACCAGCTGCCACTCACCCATCCGGAACAAGGTGCCCTCCATTACAACCGCGTTACCTCGCAGAATCAGTGGAAGCTCATCGCCATGCGCCTGGGCTTCACGCCCTGCACGGTGAGTGTGATGAATCTGGTGAAGCAGGCGTACAAGAAGTTTCTGCAACCATACGGCGATTTTCATCGAAAGCTGGGCTGCTCCATGCTGATGACCTCGCGCAACTCGAACCGCAGCAAGGGTAGGAGTCTGGTGCGAGCCAATTCAGTGGCCTCGCCAAAGCCCATGGAGACCATGAAGACCGAGACCATCAGCAAACTGGCCCAGCCCAACCAGACAAACGTAGTGGCTTCCACATCGagcagtgcagcagcagcagcggcggcttCTTCTACGCCGGCAAGAGCCGTGTCCACCGCCTCGCAGTCGGCAGCTGAGGAGTCGGGCAATACCAGTGAATCCAGCGTGGTGGTGGAGCCACCTAAGAAGCAGAGGAAGGGCTCAGCGGGCGAATTACTACTATATGCCCGCGTGCACACGGATCAGCCGGTGCAATGGATGCTGCGGATCCACGCTGATCTCCTGCCAGCCGACGGAGGTTGA
- the LOC6614921 gene encoding pneumococcal serine-rich repeat protein isoform X1, with protein sequence MQQMDDPPSLPVGTEVSAKYKGAFCEAKVSKVVRNIKVKVAYKQGLGSGIVSDDAIKAPTGQLRVGAVVEVRHPDRKELVEATITKIQDCSQYTVVFDDGDITTLRRTALCLKSGRHFNESETLDQLPLTHPEHFGNPVVGGRRGRRRGHLNEDSSEDDDESDAKEVVNEKEENIGKVVCVETESKKKDKEKWFPALVVAPTAQATVRIRVKDEYLVRSFKDGRYYTVPKKEATEFTREVASKQDVPAVQAALEFLDSSVLPAHWDRDSLFGLTNISSDDEGEIDSDSSDDEPHEEKDRFVAQLYKYMDDRGTPLNKVPSILSRDVDLYRLFRAVQKRGGYNRVTSQNQWKLIAMRLGFTPCTVSVMNLVKQAYKKFLQPYGDFHRKLGCSMLMTSRNSNRSKGRSLVRANSVASPKPMETMKTETISKLAQPNQTNVVASTSSSAAAAAAASSTPARAVSTASQSAAEESGNTSESSVVVEPPKKQRKGSAASSQQGKVKSLVEKYEEKSTVVQATSSGSVAGSGASATAAAIPTTSAAASTPTNSSSATAGGSAAIATTAMNKDAESDLPLAKIKAAAVAAASTRHSMDKETNISSGSSASASSKANSAEMQRSRDASPSVAAPPSAGTSTSGAAATAQPASNKKEKHQRSKQADKEKDKDKEEKQASSGKRKKEKISVEKIDTGDFVVGIGDKLKVNYHEKKSPSSHGSTYEAKVIEINVQRGVPMYLVHYTGWNNRYDEWVPRERIAENLTKGSKQKTRTISTSSANSGSGGGGGSLSVQGSQPPGVSDKQPSKDGCSKMSPSSGNSTGPGAPSQSGSLGGANSTPSLLSTVVKTPPTGGAKRGRGRSDSMPPRSTTPSSVVAHSGRTKSPAASQPQLQQQMKKRPTRVVPGTTTPRRVSDASMASESDSDSDEPVRRPKRQSAKDKPQAGKAQPPGKGRLASSASSSAPAAHPSDDSEEDEEEEEPSAARAASSKQQQQQASSLRGSRAGGNRAMSSGAASAKGRDYDLSEIRSELKGFQPKLLTTAASNEERKDLAKKEPSDEAVLQDIKKEPKLESSAKSSSTELSSETESYADEDSQSSDYRKQLKGCGAGKKEPTASPSKLHHEPVTKRELAVKEEPLKIEPKTEPKEEETKSKPFLSGADIKPTALIAPARFGNTSAAQAASSSGSGSTTAKYTSVIVEKPLTIGGKKSVEQHLPKKAELLKKQSGGASGTAASSSSASQESKKFAEPVASLKVEMPAACSPSSSSSSSSSFCSTGSAVSSSSATRSLPDMSKLEISSGTVPGATPGAAATQPANVAQVSSSGAAKESKYSSSGGAAAGSGISMRKLLSSDVYEFKDTEPFEFEKRISPMASVGGTVTAGATAAGAMAAAGGASVITTVVPTPGASGSGGAASASTPAPVVVGSAARKQALKASAIQHILEHQSPAAGRERGYGGMTSSLSLLTAPKLKKRGSPLKEPALCMEKSKTYKLDKDQVQLPVEQKTQQLTQPTLGPVESYGAGTPEAMSNLSTPTTSSGHAQLSASSTYSQLTPHHATPFDALRKSPSFNLNITALNEELAQTVQETTRALTDALQPPSTPVPPPVSASESTPTAVTPVITATPTAGSAGLSCPSTPPTGANPVLASPKLSTPPQAINASKQPPAPHIVGSPFIETRNVFELSTSNEGSGYSSGESKDNKFEKLENVKILLAGAVGPFDLDAGSYEQKTSSIADKVLKAISQKKEEVENNKGKPPVEPAAAAKTPGSEDVVPSPTAKLDLCSSAIKLDTLKLLSEPLKIQTGPLLGELYRPGPATSSPETKSILESSLPAKNSELSETIQKLECAIQQRKTPVGGALSLASSTAGTPPNAHTPNSTATAGAGFSDESMDSTDSEQRLVIEDVIAEEHTTTTTTGEQKSPGSQQEEGQTNTATMATAVTAETEGTSSSTPTPTVPAPVKLELGAKAMPGIQAPIPLKPAEGSSFAGKLTGVVQPPPLSKLQQQEEMGQAQGQSKSISSFGIPIVLPEIPASVVVATPALMVASAATVMRHSPGSTPNSQAPVLISPKTFLTAPKGAEVGGLLLKAYTGVSGAVGAAPAGSVIAAAGGGTPTVISNFPQQQQQQQQASVLQASSEMTTNYVMDAEMAEPSNSSAPVVARPFVMHAVGKELFNVVAPAASSPLISDPHNESINLLCEETIPGSPAPNYGGTDQLPPAVNSALAIVGITPLPPDTPPPVPVAAIQQQQQHQVQSGQQQQAAKTGEVNPSAPNSSPDSASQDESGEETKKNAELEHEDSTGLGALNKRKRNRKPLPINAQTSAAVAAQLQSLGKRRRQVSGMRNQKTTTTAAGSDTDDNSDNIAPNTGQQQQRQSARQHMMPQSNAQQQQQQQLLQQQQTQLQQGIQSTNSSGVRPCPYNFLVELDPALSSDECITILRKQIQDLRKAYNTIKGELAVIDRRRKKLRRREREKKQQQLQSQQQGKICA encoded by the exons ATGCAG CAAATGGACGATCCGCCTTCGCTGCCCGTGGGCACGGAGGTGAGTGCCAAGTACAAGGGCGCCTTCTGCGAGGCGAAGGTCAGCAAGGTGGTGCGCAATATCAAGGTGAAGGTGGCCTACAAGCAGGGCCTAGGCTCCGGCATTGTCTCCGATGATGCCATCAAAGCACCAACGGGCCAACTTCGCGTCGGTGCGGTCGTGGAGGTGCGTCATCCAGATCGCAAGGAACTAGTGGAGGCTACCATTACGAAGATCCAGGATTGTTCGCAGTACACGGTGGTCTTCGACGATGGAGACATCACCACGCTCAGGCGAACGGCTCTGTGCCTCAAGAGCGGCAGGCATTTTAATGAAAGCGAGACGCTAGACCAGCTGCCTCTCACCCATCCGGAACACTTTGGCAATCCCGTGGTGGGTGGTCGAAGGGGCAGACGGCGCGGTCACCTGAACGAGGACAGTTCCGAGGACGACGACGAAAGCGATGCCAAGGAGGTGGTGAACGAGAAGGAGGAGAACATCGGCAAGGTGGTGTGCGTGGAGACGGAGTCCAAGAAGAAGGACAAGGAGAAGTGGTTCCCCGCACTGGTGGTGGCGCCTACCGCGCAGGCCACCGTTCGCATCCGCGTGAAAGACGAATACCTGGTGCGCTCGTTCAAGGATGGCCGCTACTACACGGTGCCCAAGAAGGAGGCCACCGAGTTCACCCGCGAAGTGGCGAGCAAGCAAGATGTGCCTGCTGTGCAGGCGGCCCTCGAGTTTCTGGACAGCAGTGTTCTGCCTGCCCATTGGGACAGGGATTCGCTGTTCGGGCTGACGAACATCTCGAGCGATGACGAGGGCGAGATTGACTCGGACTCCTCCGACGATGAGCCGCACGAGGAGAAGGATCGGTTCGTGGCCCAGCTGTACAAGTATATGGATGACCGGGGAACACCGCTGAACAAGGTGCCCTCCATTCTCAGCCGGGACGTGGATCTGTACCGTCTCTTCCGTGCGGTGCAGAAGCGAGGTGGTTACAACCGCGTTACCTCGCAGAATCAGTGGAAGCTCATCGCCATGCGCCTGGGCTTCACGCCCTGCACGGTGAGTGTGATGAATCTGGTGAAGCAGGCGTACAAGAAGTTTCTGCAACCATACGGCGATTTTCATCGAAAGCTGGGCTGCTCCATGCTGATGACCTCGCGCAACTCGAACCGCAGCAAGGGTAGGAGTCTAGTGCGAGCCAATTCAGTGGCCTCGCCAAAGCCCATGGAGACCATGAAGACCGAGACCATCAGCAAACTGGCCCAGCCCAACCAGACAAACGTAGTGGCTTCCACATCGagcagtgcagcagcagcagcggcggcttCTTCTACGCCGGCAAGAGCCGTGTCCACCGCCTCGCAGTCGGCAGCTGAGGAGTCGGGCAATACCAGTGAATCCAGCGTGGTGGTGGAGCCACCTAAGAAGCAGAGGAAGGGCTCAGCGGCCAGCAGTCAACAGGGCAAGGTCAAGAGTCTGGTGGAAAAGTACGAGGAGAAGTCGACTGTGGTTCAAGCCACTTCGTCCGGATCAGTGGCCGGATCGGGAGCCAGCGCAACAGCTGCGGCCATACCAACCACTTCGGCAGCTGCTTCCACTCCGACCAACTCGTCATCAGCCACTGCGGGTGGCTCAGCAGCCATTGCGACCACGGCAATGAACAAAGATGCCGAATCGGATCTGCCCTTGGCCAAGATCAAGGCAGCGGCTGTGGCGGCCGCTTCCACCAGGCATAGCATGGATAAGGAGACCAACATCAGTTCGGGCAGTAGTGCCTCCGCCTCCAGCAAGGCCAATTCCGCGGAAATGCAGCGCAGTCGGGATGCCTCACCATCGG TTGCTGCACCGCCCTCTGCTGGCACAAGCACATCCGGAGCAGCGGCCACCGCCCAGCCCGCGTCCAACAAGAAGGAGAAGCACCAGCGGAGCAAGCAGGCGGACAAGGAGAAAGACAAGGACAAGGAGGAGAAGCAGGCGAGCAGCGGCAAGCGGAAGAAGGAGAAGATTAGCGTGGAGAAGATCGACACCGGCGACTTTGTGGTGGGCATCGGGGACAAGCTGAAGGTGAACTACCACGAGAAGAAGTCGCCCAGCTCGCATGGCAGCACTTACGAGGCCAAAGTAATCGAGATCAATGTCCAGCGCGGAGTGCCCATGTATCTAGTCCACTACACAGGCTGGAACAATCGCTACGATGAGTGGGTGCCACGCGAACGGATTGCCGAGAACCTGACCAAGGGATCCAAGCAGAAAACTCGCACCATTAGCACCAGCAGTGCGAACAGCGGCAGTGGTGGGGGAGGAGGTTCCCTTTCGGTGCAGGGCTCACAGCCCCCAGGAGTGTCCGATAAGCAGCCAAGcaaggatggctgctccaaaATGTCACCCTCATCGGGAAATTCGACTGGACCTGGAGCTCCATCGCAGTCGGGATCTTTGGGAGGCGCCAACTCCACACCCTCGCTGCTCTCTACGGTAGTCAAGACCCCACCAACGGGAGGAGCCAAGCGCGGACGGGGACGCAGCGATTCCATGCCGCCGCGTTCCACCACACCCTCGTCTGTGGTGGCCCACTCTGGTCGCACCAAGTCCCCGGCTGCTTCACAGCCGCAACTTCAGCAACAGATGAAGAAGCGCCCGACGCGAGTCGTTCCCGGCACCACCACTCCACGTCGGGTGTCCGATGCTTCAATGGCCTCCGAGTCCGATTCAGACTCCGATGAACCGGTGCGGCGTCCAAAGAGGCAGAGTGCCAAGGACAAACCACAAGCGGGCAAGGCACAGCCGCCAGGGAAGGGACGCTTGGCCAGTAGTGCCTCCTCCTCGGCACCCGCTGCCCATCCTAGCGATGATTccgaggaggatgaggaggaagAGGAACCATCAGCGGCAAGAGCAGCTTCCtccaagcagcagcaacagcaggctTCCTCTTTGCGGGGATCCCGGGCCGGAGGTAATCGTGCCATGAGCAGTGGCGCCGCTTCCGCTAAGGGACGCGACTATGATCTTAGCGAGATTAGATCGGAGCTTAAGGGATTCCAGCCGAAGCTCCTGACGACCGCCGCGAGCAACGAGGAGCGGAAGGATCTTGCGAAGAAAGAGCCATCCGATGAGGCAGTGCTGCAGGACATCAAAAAGGAGCCCAAACTGGAGTCGTCGGCCAAGAGCAGCTCCACGGAACTGTCCTCGGAAACGGAATCGTATGCGGACGAGGACTCGCAGTCCTCCGACTACCGCAAACAACTAAAGGGATGTGGAGCAGGCAAAAAGGAACCCACAGCCTCTCCCTCCAAATTGCATCATGAACCAGTGACCAAAAGGGAACTGGCTGTAAAGGAAGAGCCTCTGAAAATCGAACCCAAAACGGAGCCTAAGGAGGAGGAAACCAAGAGCAAACCCTTCTTGTCAGGAGCAGACATAAAACCCACCGCCCTGATAGCGCCAGCTAGATTTGGGAATACCTCGGCTGCCCAGGCAGCCAGCTCATCCGGATCGGGCTCTACTACGGCCAAATACACGTCGGTGATCGTGGAGAAGCCCCTAACAATTGGCGGCAAGAAGTCAGTGGAACAACATTTGCCCAAGAAGGCAGAGCTTCTCAAGAAACAATCCGGAGGAGCTAGTGGAACAGCTGCTAGTTCTTCCTCTGCAAGTCAGGAGTCAAAGAAGTTTGCAGAACCTGTGGCAAGCTTGAAAGTGGAAATGCCGGCAGCTTGCTCGCCCtcatcgtcctcctcctcgtccagTTCCTTCTGTTCGACAGGTTCCGCGGTGAGTTCAAGTTCGGCCACTCGCTCCCTGCCGGACATGAGCAAGCTGGAGATCAGCAGTGGCACTGTCCCAGGAGCGACGCCGGGAGCAGCGGCTACACAGCCAGCCAATGTCGCACAGGTCAGCTCGTCCGGTGCGGCCAAGGAGTCGAAGTACAGCAGCAGtggaggagctgctgcagGTTCGGGAATAAGCATGCGGAAGCTACTCTCCTCGGATGTCTATGAGTTTAAGGACACGGAGCCCTTCGAGTTTGAAAAGCGCATCTCTCCAATGGCCTCTGTGGGCGGTACTGTGACTGCCGGAGCCACTGCAGCCGGTGCAATGGCGGCTGCAGGAGGTGCTTCGGTGATCACGACAGTGGTGCCAACACCAGGAGCCTCCGGATCAGGCGGAGCAGCCAGTGCCTCCACTCCAGCCCCAGTGGTGGTCGGATCGGCGGCCAGGAAGCAAGCACTCAAGGCCAGCGCGATTCAGCACATCCTAGAGCACCAAAGTCCCGCCGCTGGTCGCGAGCGTGGCTATGGTGGTATGACATCATCATTAAGCTTATTaacagcgcccaagcttaaaaAGAGGGGTTCTCCACTGAAGGAGCCAGCCTTGTGTATGGAAAAGTCGAAAACCTACAAGTTGGATAAGGATCAAGTCCAGCTGCCAGTGGAGCAGAAGACTCAGCAGCTAACCCAACCCACCTTAGGGCCAGTAGAATCATACGGAGCAGGCACACCGGAGGCCATGTCCAACTTGAGTACGCCAACTACATCGAGCGGCCACGCCCAGCTGTCAGCCTCCTCCACTTACAGCCAACTGACTCCGCATCATGCCACACCATTCGATGCCTTGAGGAAGTCGCCCAGTTTTAATCTGAACATCACCGCCTTGAACGAGGAATTGGCGCAGACTGTGCAAGAGACCACTCGAGCGCTAACGGATGCACTGCAGCCTCCAAGTACGCCTGTCCCGCCGCCCGTGTCGGCCAGTGAATCTACACCAACTGCAGTGACGCCAGTGATTACCGCAACGCCCACAGCTGGGTCAGCCGGCTTGAGTTGTCCCAGCACTCCACCCACGGGAGCAAACCCAGTTTTGGCCTCGCCCAAGTTGAGCACACCACCGCAGGCGATCAATGCCAGCAAGCAGCCGCCGGCTCCACACATTGTGGGCAGCCCCTTCATCGAAACCAGGAACGTGTTCGAGCTGAGCACATCCAACGAAGGCAGTGGCTACAGTTCGGGCGAGTCCAAGGACAACAAGTTTGAGAAACTGGAGAACGTGAAAATACTGCTGGCCGGAGCAGTGGGGCCCTTCGACCTGGATGCCGGAAGCTATGAGCAGAAGACCAGCTCCATAGCGGACAAGGTGCTGAAGGCCATCAGTCAGAAAaaggaggaggtggagaaCAACAAGGGCAAGCCGCCGGTGGAAcctgctgccgccgccaaGACACCAGGGAGTGAGGATGTGGTGCCAAGCCCGACGGCCAAACTGGATCTGTGCAGTAGTGCCATCAAGCTCGACACCCTGAAGTTGTTGAGCGAACCACTCAAGATTCAAACGGGTCCACTTTTGGGCGAACTCTATAGACCCGGACCAGCAACCAGCAGTCCGGAGACCAAGTCCATTCTGGAGTCTTCGTTGCCGGCAAAGAACAGCGAGTTGAGCGAGACGATTCAGAAGCTGGAGTGTGCCATCCAGCAGCGAAAGACGCCGGTTGGTGGAGCCCTCTCGCTGGCCAGCTCTACGGCAGGTACCCCACCCAACGCCCATACTCCGAACTCGACTGCCACTGCAGGAGCAGGATTCTCAGACGAATCAATGGACAGCACCGACTCCGAGCAGCGTCTGGTCATCGAGGATGTGATAGCGGAAGAGCACACAACGACCACAACAACTGGCGAGCAGAAGAGTCCCGGATCCCAGCAAGAGGAGGGTCAAACTAATACGGCCACCATGGCGACGGCGGTGACCGCCGAAACGGAgggcaccagcagcagcacaccCACGCCTACGGTTCCTGCTCCCGTGAAATTGGAACTGGGTGCCAAGGCTATGCCAGGAATCCAAGCACCCATTCCTCTGAAGCCCGCAGAGGGTAGCTCCTTTGCTGGGAAACTCACCGGGGTGGTTCAGCCACCACCGCTGTCCAAGCtccagcagcaggaggagatGGGTCAGGCTCAAGGCCAGTCGAAGAGTATCAGCTCCTTTGGCATTCCCATTGTGCTACCCGAGATTCCCGCCTCTGTTGTGGTGGCCACGCCAGCTCTCATGGTGGCCTCCGCCGCCACAGTGATGCGTCACAGTCCTGGCTCTACGCCGAACTCGCAGGCACCCGTCCTGATCTCTCCCAAAACGTTCCTTACCGCACCAAAAGGGGCCGAGGTTGGTGGACTGTTGCTAAAGGCCTATACAGGAGTGAGCGGAGCAGTGGGAGCGGCACCAGCCGGAAGCGTTATAGCAGCTGCCGGCGGAGGAACACCCACTGTCATCTCCAATTTcccccaacagcagcaacagcagcagcaggccagCGTGCTTCAAGCGTCATCGGAGATGACCACCAACTACGTTATGGACGCGGAAATGGCCGAACCTTCCAACAGCAGTGCCCCAGTGGTGGCGCGCCCATTTGTGATGCACGCCGTGGGCAAGGAACTGTTCAATGTGGTTGCTCCGGCGGCCAGCTCGCCCTTGATCAGCGATCCCCACAACGAGTCGATTAATTTGCTTTGCGAGGAAACCATACCGGGCAGTCCGGCGCCCAATTACGGTGGCACCGATCAGCTACCACCCGCGGTGAATTCGGCTCTAGCCATCGTGGGCATTACGCCCCTGCCGCCGGATACGCCGCCACCCGTTCCAGTTGCTGCCatccagcaacagcagcagcatcaagtGCAAAgcggccagcagcagcaggcggccAAGACGGGAGAGGTCAATCCCTCGGCGCCCAACAGTTCGCCGGACTCGGCCAGCCAGGATGAGAGTGGCGAAGAGACGAAGAAGAATGCAGAGCTCGAGCACGAGGACTCCACCGGACTGGGAGCGCTGAACAAGCGTAAACGCAACCGCAAGCCGCTACCGATAAACGCCCAGACGTCGGCTGCCGTGGCGGCCCAGCTCCAATCCTTGGGCAAGCGGCGACGCCAGGTGTCCGGAATGCGCAATCAAAAAACCACAACCACCGCCG CGGGCTCCGATACAGACGACAACTCGGATAACATAGCACCGAACAcaggacagcagcagcaacggcaaAGCGCCCGCCAGCACATGATGCCCCAGAGCAacgcgcagcagcagcagcaacagcaattgctgcaacagcagcagacgcaACTGCAGCAGGGCATCCAGTCGACCAACTCTTCGGGCGTGCGACCATGTCCGTACAACTTCCTCGTCGAGCTGG ATCCGGCTCTCAGCTCCGACGAGTGCATCACGATCCTGCGCAAACAGATCCAGGATCTGCGCAAGGCCTACAACACCATCAAGGGCGAACTGGCGGTTATCGATCGGCGGCGCAAGAAGCTGCGTCGCCGGGAGCGCGagaaaaagcagcaacaactgcagaGCCAGCAGCAGGGCAAGATCTGCGCCTAA